The following proteins are encoded in a genomic region of Phalacrocorax carbo chromosome 2, bPhaCar2.1, whole genome shotgun sequence:
- the EXOC3 gene encoding exocyst complex component 3 isoform X2 — translation MQPQVQQVPEIVRETQDLIERGELLQAHRKLMDLEFSRDNLMYEQYRMDSKNTHDMNLIHTYFGDMQKLSEELAKQLWMVVQRSLVTVRRDPTLLVSVVRIIDREEKIDRRMLDRKKQTGFIPPGRPKKWKEKMFNILERTVSTRIEGTQADTRESDKMWLVRHLEIIRKYVLDDLLVAKTLLDQCFPPHYDIFNKLLNMYHQALSTRMQELAAEDLEANEIVSLLTWVLNTYKSAEMMGNSELSPEVDVNSLNPLISQNVVDQLLSKYMSTLTSNIIGWLRKALETDKKDWIKETEPEADQDGYYQTTLPAIVFQMFEQNLQVAAQINEDLKTKVLLLCLQQMNSFLTRYKDEAQLYKEEHLKNRQYPQCYVQYMIAVINNCQTFKESIISLKRKYLKIDMEDTLSSSHTSMDATLDIIAKEGCSSLLDEVFMDLEPHLNELMTKKWLMGSNAVGTICVTVEDYFNDFAKIKKPYKKTMTVEAHRRVVVEYIRAIMLKRISFKNAEERKEGAERMIKEAEQFRFLFKKLAAGSGEDTEGLCGIIEAIAEVIKLTDPSLLYLEVSTLVSKYPDIRDDHIAALLTVRGDASRDMKQTIIETLDQGPSQPNPNYVPIFKEITVPTLTVPKLLK, via the exons ATGCAGCCTCAGGTTCAACAGG TTCCAGAGATAGTCAGGGAGACCCAAGATCTGATTGAGCGAGGGGAACTTCTGCAGGCTCATCGAAAACTGATGGATTTAGAGTTTTCTCGTGATAACCTGATGTATGAGCAGTATCGCATGGACAGCAAAAACACACATGACATGAACCTCATCCATACATACTTTGGGGATATGCAGAAACTTTCTGAGGAGTTGGCAAAGCAGCTTTGGATGGTGGTTCAAAGATCTCTTGTTACAGTCCGTCGAGATCCAACCTTGCTTGTTTCTGTTGTTAGGATAAttgacagggaagagaaaattgACAGGCGCATGTTAGACCGGAAAAAACAAACTGGGTTCATACCTCCTGGCAGACCAaagaagtggaaagaaaaaatgttcaaCATTTTGGAGAGAACTGTGAGCACACGAATTGAAGGCACCCAAGCAGATACTAGAGAATCTGACAAAATGTGGCTCGTGCGCCACCTAGAAATCATACGTAAATATGTCCTTGATGACCTGCTCGTGGCTAAAACCCTGCTGGATCAATGTTTTCCTCCACATTATGACATTTTCAACAAATTGCTAAACATGTACCACCAAGCTTTGTCCACCCGCATGCAAGAGCTTGCTGCAGAGGATCTGGAAGCAAATGAGATTGTTAGCCTTCTAACTTGGGttttaaatacatacaaaag TGCAGAGATGATGGGAAATTCAGAACTGTCTCCTGAAGTAGATGTAAATTCTCTGAATCCTCTGATTTCGCAAAATGTGGTAGACCAGCTTCTCAGCAAGTATATGTCAACACTTACT TCTAACATCATTGGCTGGCTACGAAAAGCACTGGAGACAGATAAAAAAGACTGGATAAAAGAAACTGAACCCGAAGCAGATCAAGATGGTTACTATCAGACTACGCTCCCAGCTATTGTTTTTCAG ATGTTTGAGCAGAATCTTCAGGTGGCTGCTCAGATAAATGAAGATTTGAAAACAAAGGTACTCCTTCTATGTCTTCAACAAATGAATTCATTTCTAACCAg GTACAAAGATGAAGCACAGTTGTATAAAGAAGAACATCTTAAAAATCGTCAGTATCCTCAATGCTATGTTCAATACATGATTGCAGTCATCAACAACTGTCAAACCTTTAA AGAATCTATAAtcagtctgaaaagaaaatacttgaaaattgACATGGAAGACACATTGTCAAGCAGTCATACAAGCATGGATGCAACTTTAGACATCATTGCCAAAGAAGGATGCTCTAGCCTGCTAGATGAAGTCTTCATGGATTTAGAG CCACATCTCAATGAGCTGATGACAAAGAAGTGGTTGATGGGCTCTAATGCAGTGGGGACTATATGTGTCACTGTGGAGGATTATTTCAATgactttgcaaaaataaaaaagccttaCAAAAAG acaaTGACTGTTGAGGCCCATCGGAGAGTGGTTGTAGAATACATCAGAGCAATCATGTTAAAACGTATATCTTTCAAGAATGcggaagagagaaaagagggtgCAGAAAGAATGATCAAAGAAGCGGAACAGTTCAGATTTCTGTTTAAGAAGCTTGCGGCT GGCTCTGGAGAGGACACTGAAGGACTCTGTGGCATCATTGAAGCCATTGCAGAGGTTATAAAGCTAACAGATCCTTCACTGCTCTATCTGGAAGTTTCAACTTTAGTCAGTAAATACCCAGATATCAG GGATGACCATATTGCAGCTTTGCTGACAGTGAGAGGCGATGCCAGCAGAGATATGAAGCAGACCATCATTGAGACTTTGGATCAAGGTCCAAGCCAACCGAATCCAAACTATGTgccaatttttaaagaaattacagtTCCTACTCTAACTGTGCCAAAACTTCTTAAGTAA
- the EXOC3 gene encoding exocyst complex component 3 isoform X1 yields the protein MEETDREAVATAVQRVAGMLQRPDQLDKVEQYRRREARKKASVEARLKAAIQSQLDGVRTGLSQLHNALNDVKDIQQSLIDVNKDWRQSINTIENLKDVKDAVVQHSQLAAAVENLKNIFSVPEIVRETQDLIERGELLQAHRKLMDLEFSRDNLMYEQYRMDSKNTHDMNLIHTYFGDMQKLSEELAKQLWMVVQRSLVTVRRDPTLLVSVVRIIDREEKIDRRMLDRKKQTGFIPPGRPKKWKEKMFNILERTVSTRIEGTQADTRESDKMWLVRHLEIIRKYVLDDLLVAKTLLDQCFPPHYDIFNKLLNMYHQALSTRMQELAAEDLEANEIVSLLTWVLNTYKSAEMMGNSELSPEVDVNSLNPLISQNVVDQLLSKYMSTLTSNIIGWLRKALETDKKDWIKETEPEADQDGYYQTTLPAIVFQMFEQNLQVAAQINEDLKTKVLLLCLQQMNSFLTRYKDEAQLYKEEHLKNRQYPQCYVQYMIAVINNCQTFKESIISLKRKYLKIDMEDTLSSSHTSMDATLDIIAKEGCSSLLDEVFMDLEPHLNELMTKKWLMGSNAVGTICVTVEDYFNDFAKIKKPYKKTMTVEAHRRVVVEYIRAIMLKRISFKNAEERKEGAERMIKEAEQFRFLFKKLAAGSGEDTEGLCGIIEAIAEVIKLTDPSLLYLEVSTLVSKYPDIRDDHIAALLTVRGDASRDMKQTIIETLDQGPSQPNPNYVPIFKEITVPTLTVPKLLK from the exons ATGGAGGAAACGGATAGGGAAGCAGTTGCAACAGCCGTTCAGAGAGTAGCGGGAATGCTTCAGCGTCCAGATCAGCTGGATAAAGTGGAGCAGTATCGCAGGAGGGAAGCTCGGAAGAAGGCTTCAGTAGAAGCTCGACTCAAG GCTGCAATCCAGTCACAGTTAGATGGAGTACGAACAGGTTTAAGCCAACTGCACAATGCTCTGAATGATGTAAAGGACATTCAGCAGTCTTTGATAGATGTCAATAAGGACTGGAGACAGAGCATCAACACCATAGAAAACCTCAAGGATGTTAAGGATGCTGTAGTGCAACATAGCCAACTGGCAGCTGCTGTAGAAAATCTCAAGAACATATTTTCAG TTCCAGAGATAGTCAGGGAGACCCAAGATCTGATTGAGCGAGGGGAACTTCTGCAGGCTCATCGAAAACTGATGGATTTAGAGTTTTCTCGTGATAACCTGATGTATGAGCAGTATCGCATGGACAGCAAAAACACACATGACATGAACCTCATCCATACATACTTTGGGGATATGCAGAAACTTTCTGAGGAGTTGGCAAAGCAGCTTTGGATGGTGGTTCAAAGATCTCTTGTTACAGTCCGTCGAGATCCAACCTTGCTTGTTTCTGTTGTTAGGATAAttgacagggaagagaaaattgACAGGCGCATGTTAGACCGGAAAAAACAAACTGGGTTCATACCTCCTGGCAGACCAaagaagtggaaagaaaaaatgttcaaCATTTTGGAGAGAACTGTGAGCACACGAATTGAAGGCACCCAAGCAGATACTAGAGAATCTGACAAAATGTGGCTCGTGCGCCACCTAGAAATCATACGTAAATATGTCCTTGATGACCTGCTCGTGGCTAAAACCCTGCTGGATCAATGTTTTCCTCCACATTATGACATTTTCAACAAATTGCTAAACATGTACCACCAAGCTTTGTCCACCCGCATGCAAGAGCTTGCTGCAGAGGATCTGGAAGCAAATGAGATTGTTAGCCTTCTAACTTGGGttttaaatacatacaaaag TGCAGAGATGATGGGAAATTCAGAACTGTCTCCTGAAGTAGATGTAAATTCTCTGAATCCTCTGATTTCGCAAAATGTGGTAGACCAGCTTCTCAGCAAGTATATGTCAACACTTACT TCTAACATCATTGGCTGGCTACGAAAAGCACTGGAGACAGATAAAAAAGACTGGATAAAAGAAACTGAACCCGAAGCAGATCAAGATGGTTACTATCAGACTACGCTCCCAGCTATTGTTTTTCAG ATGTTTGAGCAGAATCTTCAGGTGGCTGCTCAGATAAATGAAGATTTGAAAACAAAGGTACTCCTTCTATGTCTTCAACAAATGAATTCATTTCTAACCAg GTACAAAGATGAAGCACAGTTGTATAAAGAAGAACATCTTAAAAATCGTCAGTATCCTCAATGCTATGTTCAATACATGATTGCAGTCATCAACAACTGTCAAACCTTTAA AGAATCTATAAtcagtctgaaaagaaaatacttgaaaattgACATGGAAGACACATTGTCAAGCAGTCATACAAGCATGGATGCAACTTTAGACATCATTGCCAAAGAAGGATGCTCTAGCCTGCTAGATGAAGTCTTCATGGATTTAGAG CCACATCTCAATGAGCTGATGACAAAGAAGTGGTTGATGGGCTCTAATGCAGTGGGGACTATATGTGTCACTGTGGAGGATTATTTCAATgactttgcaaaaataaaaaagccttaCAAAAAG acaaTGACTGTTGAGGCCCATCGGAGAGTGGTTGTAGAATACATCAGAGCAATCATGTTAAAACGTATATCTTTCAAGAATGcggaagagagaaaagagggtgCAGAAAGAATGATCAAAGAAGCGGAACAGTTCAGATTTCTGTTTAAGAAGCTTGCGGCT GGCTCTGGAGAGGACACTGAAGGACTCTGTGGCATCATTGAAGCCATTGCAGAGGTTATAAAGCTAACAGATCCTTCACTGCTCTATCTGGAAGTTTCAACTTTAGTCAGTAAATACCCAGATATCAG GGATGACCATATTGCAGCTTTGCTGACAGTGAGAGGCGATGCCAGCAGAGATATGAAGCAGACCATCATTGAGACTTTGGATCAAGGTCCAAGCCAACCGAATCCAAACTATGTgccaatttttaaagaaattacagtTCCTACTCTAACTGTGCCAAAACTTCTTAAGTAA